Proteins encoded within one genomic window of Dyadobacter chenhuakuii:
- a CDS encoding sugar phosphate isomerase/epimerase family protein, with protein sequence MYVSRRDFLKKAGATAFAATAFSDLLMADPAKKLWFDISLAEWSLHKALFKKELTNLDFPALAKKEFGISIVEYVNQFFKDKAEDKTYLNDLIQRQKDNGVTAHLIMIDGEGGLGELDAAVRNKAVENHYRWVEAAKYLGCKTIRVNAFGKGSFEEIAKSAVDGLGKLGEFAAKTGINVIVENHGGSSSNGQWLSGVMKQVNLKNVGTLPDFGNFCITRKDGGCAESYDRYQGTKELMPYAKGVSAKTYDFDEKGNCIETDYTKILKIVKDAGFKGIAGIEYEGSKLSEYDGIKATKALLERVGPTV encoded by the coding sequence ATGTACGTTTCTCGTCGCGATTTCCTTAAAAAAGCCGGTGCTACGGCCTTCGCAGCAACCGCTTTTTCCGACTTACTAATGGCAGATCCTGCCAAAAAACTATGGTTTGATATTTCACTCGCAGAATGGTCTTTGCACAAAGCACTTTTCAAAAAAGAACTGACTAACCTCGATTTCCCGGCATTGGCGAAGAAAGAGTTTGGCATTTCCATCGTGGAATATGTAAACCAGTTCTTCAAAGACAAAGCGGAAGACAAAACATATCTGAATGATTTGATCCAAAGACAAAAAGACAACGGCGTAACAGCTCACCTCATCATGATCGACGGCGAAGGCGGCCTGGGAGAATTGGACGCTGCGGTTCGTAACAAGGCCGTTGAAAACCATTATCGCTGGGTGGAAGCCGCGAAATATCTAGGTTGCAAAACCATCCGCGTTAATGCATTCGGAAAAGGAAGCTTTGAAGAAATAGCAAAATCCGCCGTAGACGGGCTTGGTAAGCTAGGTGAGTTCGCTGCGAAAACAGGCATTAACGTAATCGTCGAAAACCACGGAGGGTCATCATCCAACGGACAATGGTTGTCAGGCGTAATGAAGCAGGTTAACCTAAAAAATGTAGGAACATTGCCGGACTTCGGTAACTTCTGCATCACCAGAAAAGACGGCGGCTGCGCAGAATCATACGACAGATATCAGGGAACGAAAGAGTTGATGCCCTACGCAAAAGGCGTAAGCGCAAAAACATATGACTTCGACGAAAAAGGAAACTGCATTGAAACGGATTACACAAAAATCCTGAAAATCGTTAAAGACGCAGGCTTCAAAGGAATCGCTGGGATCGAATATGAAGGAAGCAAGCTTTCTGAGTATGATGGGATTAAAGCGACTAAGGCGTTGCTTGAGAGAGTTGGACCAACGGTTTAG
- a CDS encoding cation diffusion facilitator family transporter, protein MQINQNKLKQRLILLSFIASIILTGLKFFAYYLTSSNAILSDALESIINVIASGFAFYSIYLSAQPKDRNHPYGHGKIEFFSAGFEGALIMIASLFIIIEAVNRILDPAPIQNLLQGSGFILFTIIVNTAIGYKLLTEGRKMNSLALTADGRHLMTDSISSLVLIVSVGLIMLTGYVWIDSAASLLFGLFLAYNGFLLVSKSVAGLMDAVDDALLEKVVQTLKDNKKTEWIDVHNLRVQQYGSDLHIDCHLTLPYYWELQKVHETIHNFENILKDSHTGETEIFVHADPCLYQCCYFCRVENCPVRAHAFIKDIDWDAASLVKNEKLYNEARIHIP, encoded by the coding sequence ATGCAAATAAACCAAAATAAGCTTAAACAACGTCTCATACTGCTGTCTTTTATAGCCAGCATCATCCTGACGGGTTTGAAATTCTTCGCTTATTATCTTACCTCCTCCAACGCCATCCTGAGCGACGCGCTGGAATCGATCATTAATGTTATAGCAAGCGGATTTGCGTTTTACAGCATTTATCTTTCGGCGCAGCCGAAAGACAGGAACCATCCATACGGGCACGGCAAAATAGAGTTTTTCTCCGCCGGTTTTGAAGGTGCATTGATCATGATCGCTTCGCTTTTTATCATCATCGAAGCGGTGAACAGGATCCTGGATCCCGCTCCTATTCAAAACCTGCTTCAGGGTTCCGGGTTTATACTTTTTACCATCATTGTCAACACTGCTATCGGTTATAAGCTGTTAACCGAAGGCAGGAAAATGAATTCGCTGGCACTTACCGCCGATGGACGCCATTTGATGACGGACAGCATCAGCAGTCTGGTCCTGATCGTGAGCGTCGGACTCATTATGCTCACGGGCTACGTCTGGATTGATAGCGCTGCTTCCCTCCTGTTTGGTTTATTTCTTGCTTATAACGGCTTCCTGCTTGTTAGTAAATCCGTAGCCGGGCTTATGGACGCTGTGGATGACGCGTTGCTGGAAAAAGTAGTGCAGACATTAAAGGATAACAAAAAAACAGAATGGATCGACGTGCACAACCTGCGCGTGCAGCAATACGGCTCTGACCTGCACATTGATTGCCATTTGACATTACCATATTATTGGGAACTGCAGAAAGTGCATGAAACAATTCATAATTTTGAAAACATACTGAAAGACAGCCATACGGGTGAAACCGAGATTTTCGTTCATGCAGACCCGTGCTTATATCAATGCTGTTACTTTTGCCGCGTCGAAAACTGTCCCGTTCGCGCGCATGCATTTATCAAGGACATTGACTGGGACGCAGCGAGTCTGGTGAAAAATGAGAAGCTGTATAATGAAGCAAGAATTCACATTCCATAA
- a CDS encoding NUDIX domain-containing protein, with translation MRVITTENNWKTLSTETVYENAWLELSHRDVINPSGNKGIYGLVKFKNQAIGVIPLDAEGNIYLVGQYRYAIDEYSWEIPEGGGALNADPLDAAKRELKEETGLLAEKWTKLARIHTSNSATNEEGFLFIAEELTQQEAEPEDTEDLQVRKVSLQEAIDMCMRSEITDSLSVCAILMTARLRGI, from the coding sequence ATGCGGGTTATAACCACAGAAAATAATTGGAAAACACTTTCAACCGAAACTGTCTACGAAAATGCGTGGCTCGAACTGAGCCATCGCGATGTGATCAACCCGTCGGGAAATAAGGGCATTTATGGGCTGGTAAAATTTAAGAATCAAGCCATTGGCGTTATTCCACTGGATGCCGAGGGCAACATTTATCTGGTAGGCCAATATCGCTATGCAATCGATGAATATTCCTGGGAAATTCCGGAAGGCGGCGGCGCTTTAAATGCAGATCCGCTGGACGCGGCCAAGCGGGAGCTGAAAGAAGAAACCGGTTTGCTGGCTGAAAAATGGACCAAGCTTGCCCGCATTCATACTTCCAATTCCGCCACCAATGAAGAAGGTTTCCTGTTCATCGCCGAAGAACTGACGCAACAGGAAGCAGAACCTGAGGACACCGAAGATCTGCAAGTGCGGAAAGTGTCTTTGCAGGAAGCGATCGATATGTGCATGCGTTCCGAAATTACTGATTCGCTGTCTGTATGCGCCATTTTAATGACCGCCAGACTGAGGGGAATCTGA
- a CDS encoding LysE family translocator, which yields MLESLFYGTLTGIGLCLTFGTVFFSLVQNSVDNGYKTGVKIALGVFVCDIIFVFFAIYGTALLPDIPDFKKWMAGAGVFFLITLGLTNLIKGQPKIAYPTTRFGNLLYYFTTGFFLNGLNPVNFISWVTIASYIRTNLHYNYHQVLVFFAASVVAVFLVECGIAIFAHKLKRVFTPKVVTIFNKVTGVVFILIACQIAYVNFLS from the coding sequence ATGCTCGAATCGCTTTTCTATGGAACGCTTACTGGAATAGGATTATGCCTCACGTTTGGGACCGTGTTTTTCTCATTGGTCCAAAACAGTGTTGATAATGGTTATAAAACCGGCGTGAAGATCGCACTGGGCGTTTTCGTTTGCGACATTATTTTTGTTTTCTTCGCTATTTACGGAACTGCGTTACTGCCCGATATTCCCGATTTCAAGAAGTGGATGGCTGGCGCGGGCGTATTTTTCCTGATCACGCTCGGGCTGACAAATTTGATTAAAGGTCAGCCAAAAATTGCCTATCCGACAACCCGGTTCGGCAATTTGCTTTACTATTTTACGACTGGTTTTTTCTTGAACGGGCTGAATCCGGTGAATTTCATCAGCTGGGTCACCATTGCTTCCTATATCCGCACCAATCTGCATTATAATTATCACCAGGTGCTTGTTTTTTTTGCGGCGAGTGTAGTTGCTGTATTCCTCGTGGAATGTGGCATTGCGATCTTTGCACACAAGTTGAAACGCGTTTTTACGCCAAAAGTGGTCACGATATTTAACAAAGTGACAGGCGTCGTTTTTATCCTGATCGCCTGCCAGATTGCTTATGTCAATTTCCTGAGTTAA
- a CDS encoding GH3 family domain-containing protein translates to MALVGSLLKKGIHISNIVANRRKASLHIQQKKTLAKLLAKARYTEFGEKYNFDELLSSILFSEKGAYYDLYKKTVPVYDYNKIFNEWWHRSLEGEKDICWPGQIKYYALSSGTSEAATKHIPVTKAMSRAIQKTSIRQILSLGHYKDLPNDLYEKGFLMLGGSTNLNNQDKHFEGDLSGITAKQIPYWFRPYYKPGEKIAAQKDWGLKLEEITKQAHEWDIGFIVGVPAWIQLLMEKIIAHYNVKTIHDIWPNLQVFAHGGVSFEPYRKGFEKLLARPLIYINTYLASEGFIAYQTRPGAQGMELVCDNGIFFEFIPFNEKNFDSEGTLMSDPETLMIDQVEEGKEYALLLSTCAGSWRYLIGDTVKFVDKAKGEIVITGRTKHYLSLCGEHLSVDNMNKAVDLVSDEMGLTVKEFTVCGIEYGSMFAHHWYIGVEETDVNAEELKTRLDAKLADLNDDYAVERRHALKEVFVTVLPNKAFYDWMNSKGKMGGQHKFPRVFKNFLMDDWKGFLQKNGYITEPPSH, encoded by the coding sequence ATGGCATTAGTAGGGAGTTTATTAAAAAAAGGAATTCATATCAGCAACATTGTTGCTAACCGCAGAAAAGCAAGTCTTCACATTCAGCAAAAAAAGACGCTGGCGAAATTGCTGGCCAAGGCGCGCTACACAGAGTTTGGAGAAAAATACAATTTTGACGAGCTGCTTTCATCTATATTGTTCAGTGAAAAAGGCGCTTATTACGACTTATACAAGAAAACAGTTCCGGTTTACGATTACAACAAGATCTTCAACGAATGGTGGCACCGTTCGCTTGAAGGAGAAAAAGACATTTGCTGGCCTGGGCAGATCAAATATTATGCATTAAGTTCAGGAACTTCCGAGGCCGCTACGAAGCACATTCCGGTCACAAAGGCCATGTCGCGCGCGATCCAGAAGACCAGCATCCGCCAGATCCTTTCGCTCGGACATTACAAGGATCTTCCCAATGATCTGTATGAAAAAGGCTTCCTGATGCTCGGCGGCAGTACAAATCTGAATAATCAGGACAAACATTTTGAAGGCGATTTGAGCGGCATCACGGCCAAGCAGATTCCCTATTGGTTCAGACCTTACTATAAACCCGGGGAAAAAATCGCGGCGCAAAAAGATTGGGGTTTGAAATTGGAAGAAATTACAAAGCAGGCGCACGAATGGGACATTGGGTTCATTGTAGGCGTTCCCGCGTGGATCCAGCTTTTGATGGAAAAGATCATTGCGCATTATAATGTCAAGACCATTCACGATATATGGCCCAATTTGCAGGTTTTCGCGCATGGTGGTGTCTCGTTTGAGCCTTACAGAAAGGGTTTCGAAAAGCTGCTGGCAAGGCCATTGATCTACATTAACACGTATCTTGCCTCCGAAGGATTTATCGCCTACCAAACCCGCCCGGGCGCACAAGGCATGGAGCTGGTTTGTGACAATGGGATTTTCTTCGAGTTTATTCCTTTCAACGAAAAAAACTTTGACTCAGAAGGCACCTTAATGTCTGATCCTGAGACATTAATGATCGATCAGGTTGAAGAAGGCAAAGAATATGCATTGCTGCTCTCGACATGCGCAGGATCATGGCGTTACCTGATCGGTGACACAGTGAAATTTGTGGACAAAGCGAAAGGTGAAATTGTTATTACAGGACGCACGAAGCATTATCTAAGTCTTTGCGGGGAACACCTTTCGGTCGACAATATGAACAAGGCCGTCGATCTGGTTTCGGATGAGATGGGGTTAACGGTTAAAGAATTCACAGTTTGCGGCATTGAATACGGTTCTATGTTTGCGCACCATTGGTATATCGGCGTAGAAGAAACGGATGTGAATGCAGAAGAGCTCAAAACCAGACTGGACGCCAAATTAGCAGATCTTAATGATGACTATGCCGTGGAAAGGCGTCATGCATTGAAGGAAGTGTTTGTTACTGTGCTGCCGAACAAAGCTTTTTACGACTGGATGAATTCCAAAGGCAAAATGGGCGGCCAGCATAAGTTTCCGCGTGTTTTCAAGAATTTCCTGATGGACGATTGGAAGGGATTTTTGCAAAAGAACGGCTACATAACGGAACCTCCCTCGCATTAA
- the surE gene encoding 5'/3'-nucleotidase SurE: protein MRPLILVTNDDGITSKGIRTLVEVMQTIGEVIVVAPNSPQSGMGHAITIGEPLRLYSTHIFEGVVEYECSGTPADCVKLAKNYVLQDRKPDLVVSGINHGSNSSISVLYSGTMSAAIEAAIEGIPAIGFSLTDYREDADFDHAIPFIKSITEEALKNGIPNGIALNVNIPEKTDLPLKGVKVCRQAHAKWQEKFDYRVDPNGRGYLWMAGEFVNFDTEKEDTDVWALDNNYISVVPCQYDLTAYEAVKQLSTWDL from the coding sequence ATGAGACCCCTTATTTTAGTTACAAATGACGACGGCATAACGTCCAAAGGAATCCGGACATTGGTGGAGGTGATGCAAACCATTGGAGAAGTGATCGTTGTTGCGCCAAACAGCCCGCAATCCGGGATGGGCCATGCTATCACGATTGGCGAACCGCTAAGACTTTATTCCACCCATATTTTTGAAGGCGTTGTTGAATATGAATGTTCCGGAACACCTGCCGACTGCGTAAAACTGGCTAAAAATTACGTTCTGCAGGATCGCAAACCCGACCTGGTCGTTAGTGGGATCAACCACGGAAGCAACAGTTCGATCAGCGTGCTTTATTCCGGGACCATGTCCGCAGCCATCGAAGCTGCAATAGAAGGCATTCCGGCGATTGGATTTTCATTAACGGATTACCGGGAGGATGCGGATTTTGATCATGCTATTCCATTTATCAAATCCATTACTGAGGAGGCGCTCAAAAACGGCATACCGAACGGCATTGCACTGAACGTTAACATTCCTGAGAAAACAGACCTGCCTTTAAAAGGTGTAAAAGTTTGCAGACAGGCGCACGCAAAATGGCAGGAAAAATTTGATTATCGCGTAGACCCGAACGGAAGAGGTTACCTGTGGATGGCAGGAGAATTCGTGAATTTTGACACCGAAAAGGAGGATACCGATGTCTGGGCGCTGGATAACAACTACATTTCTGTTGTGCCGTGCCAATATGATCTGACAGCGTATGAGGCAGTAAAACAGCTTTCGACCTGGGATTTATAA
- a CDS encoding GNAT family N-acetyltransferase: MPSFSIKPATTADIPTIIAIQEQTWEATYSEILTREQIDFMFEKIYSPESLERQFTVEQHSFLILLNDGKPEGFASASEEGREKFKLHKIYVLPSTQGTGAGKYLLAAVENYVKSAGGKKLGLNVNRYNKAKGFYEKMGFAVTGQEDIPIGPYWMNDYVLEKELN, from the coding sequence ATGCCATCATTCTCAATAAAGCCTGCAACCACAGCCGACATCCCGACCATTATCGCAATCCAGGAACAGACCTGGGAAGCAACTTATAGTGAAATACTTACGAGAGAACAGATTGACTTTATGTTCGAAAAAATATATTCCCCCGAGTCTCTCGAGCGTCAGTTTACCGTTGAGCAGCATTCCTTCCTGATCTTGTTAAACGACGGCAAGCCGGAAGGTTTTGCATCCGCTTCCGAAGAAGGACGGGAAAAGTTTAAGTTACATAAAATATATGTACTTCCTTCCACGCAGGGAACGGGTGCCGGAAAATATCTCCTGGCTGCGGTTGAAAATTATGTAAAGTCGGCTGGTGGGAAAAAATTAGGTTTAAATGTCAACCGGTACAATAAGGCAAAGGGATTTTATGAAAAAATGGGCTTTGCGGTGACAGGCCAGGAGGATATTCCCATTGGTCCTTACTGGATGAACGATTATGTTTTGGAAAAAGAACTGAACTGA